A genome region from Arachis duranensis cultivar V14167 chromosome 6, aradu.V14167.gnm2.J7QH, whole genome shotgun sequence includes the following:
- the LOC107493546 gene encoding uncharacterized protein LOC107493546 has protein sequence MDYERAGAERKLQLQELESLRLEAYENYRLYKEKVKVVHDKSIKRREFQPGDLVLLYNSIIRLMPGKLRSRWDGPYRVERVEPYGVFHLSHPSSSELIKVNGHHLKLLNGEKMAKNQELEIFLLEDPPIAGD, from the coding sequence atggactATGAGAGAGCTGGAGCCGAACGGAAGTTGCAACTACAAGAATTAGAGAGCCTTCGCCTTGAAGCTTATGAAAACTACAGGCTGTATAAAGAGAAGGTGAAGGTTGTGCATGACAAGAGCATTAAGAGAAGAGAATTCCAACCAGGGGACTTAGTCCTACTTTACAACTCCATAATAcgactcatgccaggcaagctgagaTCCAGATGGGATGGTCCGTATCGAGTAGAGCGGGTGGAACCATACGGAGTCTTTCACTtgagccatccttcaagctctgaacttatcaaGGTCAATGGACATCACTTGAAGTTATTAAATGGTGAAAAGATGGCGAAAAACCAGGAactagagatcttcctcttggaagatccgcCCATAGCAGGAGACTGA